DNA sequence from the Conger conger chromosome 18, fConCon1.1, whole genome shotgun sequence genome:
tttgatttgcactttattgtatgttgctctggatcagAGCGTCGGCTAAATgcctctaatgtaatgtaatggctactCATCCCGTCTTTGAGAGATTATTTAATGTTGAAATCTAAATCGTGGTTGTTTTTAGTACAGTCAGCAGGTAACTGTATAATATTAAAGACCCTGAACATCCactctctttgcatttgaagtgATAACTTGCCACAAGGTAAATATTTCGATTTTCTCATTCTttcacaaaacataaaatgctcATAATTCAAGAGTCCAATTCAATACGTCTGATTGCCTAGATTCTGGAAAACAATCAGTCTGATAACATCCCAATTCAggcatctcctctcctctgcatgATTTGACTACAGAACAGTGCTGCGTAAGAAGCTTTTGAGCCCGTATCAGGTCATGAAGACAAACGAGTCCAGTTCAAACCAGGATGGGCCAGGAAGGTCCAGTGACGGACTGGCAGCccgtccagggtgcattcctgcctcttgcccaaaGCCAGTGCAGTTCTGAAGCGTAAATACAACCTTGAATTCTCTTCGGCCAATTTGACCTCTTCGTTTTTAACCGACGCCTCCGCGGAAGGTTCCGCCCAGCAGCTCAGCAAAGACGAGTGGATTACACAAGTGCTTATATAAGCGCTTAGTTTGGGCAAGCAGAGCATCACTGCACCCAACGGCTGCCTACCACAAAAAAGAGACAAGAAGAAGCGGCGGAAGGTTTGTTGCAAAATGTCAGCCAGTTGGAAGATGGCGCTGGCCCTCCTCGCGATGTCTCTGGCGGTGGCAGACGCTCTGCGGATCATTGGAGGACCCACTGACGCCGATCTGAATGACCCGGATGTCAAAAAAGCCTTGAAGTTTGCTGTGGATCAGACCATCAGTCACAGAAACActactttcctcagaaaaatgaCAGGTGCAGGCTCGGGCAAGCAACAGGTCAGTTGGCCGATTTTCAAACTGGGTTAGCTGTTCAAACCTGCCATTGttaaagagaggggaagagattGGGTTGGATTTagatttaaaaacttttttttattattatttgtttagtACAgagatgttcagagatgctgaaaccaccctatctggcaccaacaaccattccacagtcaaagtcacttggatcacatttcttccacattctgacatttggtctgaaaaacagctgaacctggtgaccatgtctgcatgcttttatgcatttagttactgtcACATGATTAACTGATTACAtattctcattaacaagctagtaTAAAGgactacctaatgaagtgatcactgagtgcagGTGAATAGTTTTgtgggaaaagaaaagaaaatttgtCTTATGTAACTCACATAGTTGCACTCTTGTTCTttataaattaatgtaatgcgaTATTGTATGGTATGGGTGCAGGTCAGTATCCCACATGGTGGGAGTATACCGTTTCTGCTGTAAGAGGGCCGTTAGGCACTGTCCCCACTGCTTATGCATCTCGCATGGTTCTTCACCTGTTCTTCATCCTcttgaataaatgaatgtaatgtcagGTAATTCATGACGCACGCATTGCTTCTGAACGCAGGTGGTCGTCGGCATGATGTACATTCTCTCGGCGACCATGGCCACAACCAACTGTGCAAAGGGCGAGGACGAGACCAAGTGTGATATACATGAAGACCAACGCATCGCATTCGTAATGTTTCTTCATTTCTACCTCCAcattcccactctctctgtacacacTATCCATGTTC
Encoded proteins:
- the LOC133118477 gene encoding cystatin-like; translated protein: MSASWKMALALLAMSLAVADALRIIGGPTDADLNDPDVKKALKFAVDQTISHRNTTFLRKMTGAGSGKQQVVVGMMYILSATMATTNCAKGEDETKCDIHEDQRIAFYERCTFHVWENPWHGGYEVPAVQCVA